A section of the Humulus lupulus chromosome 2, drHumLupu1.1, whole genome shotgun sequence genome encodes:
- the LOC133814417 gene encoding uncharacterized protein LOC133814417: MVTRGASSKKTPATQSRKMPSPSPPPSVSTTPPSAPALAASVGKTPKSKALKKVFSLSTEHPMVFPDITADIVNVAPPSEVVVPSRAKNLSPFPIESSLAARAKSKSVSSSSKVAAAGLLKLPMKPSQSKKSSVVPKRKLGLDSSSSPLTAAKKRLKAHPPSPSSSESEPEEAKSESKETHDTTLSDESVPDNAKSEAESDEPKQENVVPTEQEAESDIELVATPLSSKAKGKRPISDSRPSPRLSGVNFKPHSSSFCYNDNARDMVLYDQRKFLIERNYVLSDHRPYGVLTMLQDRKWIVYFKGHWFSFSPQDIAQALHLPLDVEDDDDLASLDTDEVITELVGQKMVWPPNTVISITNLTYTYAVLHKFVTTNWKPTSHTAFISFDMASFLYKVETGLGIDLAMFIYDQIIGFQKGNRKNLNLPFPQVIYEVLSMQKKDLKRAQEDLEAPTTAASYKASAPTTEAADAPSTMKARPQSLKFASNDIPPESSSVPTNSGSVTTELAAVRASVDSLAARVMMIEGLQRSILDAVQTLS; this comes from the exons ATGGTAACTCGTGGAGCTTCCTCTAAGAAGACCCCTGCTACTCAATCCAGAAAGATGCCCTCTCCGTCGCCCCCTCCATCTGTGTCAACAACGCCTCCATCTGCTCCAGCACTAGCGGCATCTGTTGGGAAAACTCCCAAATCCAAGGCGCTCAAGAAGGTGTTCTCCCTCTCTACTGAACACCCCATGGTGTTTCCAGATATCACGGCTGATATTGTCAATGTCGCACCACCATCTGAAGTGGTGGTGCCCTCTCGAGCCAAGAACCTATCTCCTTTTCCTATTGAATCGTCTCTGGCGGCTAGGGCAAAATCCAAATCTGTTTCATCCTCTTCCAAAGTTGCTGCTGCTGGGTTACTCAAGCTTCCCATGAAGCCGAGCCAGTCCAAGAAAAGCTCTGTGGTTCCCAAAAGGAAATTGGGGTTGGACTCGTCTTCATCTCCTTTGACTGCTGCCAAGAAAAGATTGAAGGCTCATCCCCCTTCTCCGTCTTCCTCTGAATCTGAACCAGAGGAAGCGAAATCTGAGTCTAAAGAAACCCATGATACCACTTTATCTGATGAATCTGTTCCTGACAATGCTAaatcagaggctgagtctgatgAGCCAAAACAAGAAAACGTTGTTCCTACTGAACAAGAAGCCGAATCTGACATAGAGCTAGTTGCAACTCCATTGTCATCCAAGGCTAAAGGCAAGAGACCTATTTCTGATTCTAGACCATCTCCAAGACTCTCAGGTGTTAATTTCAAACCTCATTCTTCTAGTTTTTGTTATAATGACAATGCTCGTGATATGGTTCTCTATGATCAAAGGAAATTTCTCATCGAGAGAAATTATGTCTTGAGTGATCATCGTCCTTATGGTGTGCTAACAATGCTTCAAGATCGAAAATGGATAG TGTATTTTAAGGGCCATTGGTTCTCTTTTTCTCCGCAAGATATTGCACAGGCCTTGCATCTTCCTCTTGACGTTGAGGATGATGATGATCTTGCCTCTCTTGACACGGATGAGGTCATCACTGAATTAGTAGGGCAAAAAATGGTATGGCCACCTAATACAGTCATCTCGATCACCAATCTCACCTACACTTATGCTGTTCTCCATAAGTTTGTCACCACGAATTGGAAACCAACTTCTCACACCGCATTTATCTCATTTGACATGGCTTCTTTTTTGTACAAAGTGGAGACTGGACTGGGTATAGACTTGGCTATGTTTATCTATGATCAAATCATTGGATTTCAAAAAGGTAATAGGAAAAACTTGAATCTTCCTTTTCCTCAAGTTATTTATGAAGTGTTGAGTATGCAGAAAAAAGATCTCAAGCGAGCTCAAGAAGATTTGGAGGCTCCCACTACTGCTGCTTCCTACAAAGCCTCTGCTCCAACTACTGAAGCCGCTGATGCTCCATCAACCATGAAAGCCAGGCCTCAATCTCTGAAGTTTGCCTCTAATGACATTCCTCCTGAATCCTCATCTGTTCCCACAAATTCAGGATCTGTTACCACAGAACTAGCTGCAGTTCGAGCCTCTGTTGATTCTTTGGCTGCTCGAGTGATGATGATTGAAGGACTGCAACGTTCTATTTTAGATGCTGTCCAAACTTTGTCCTAG